The genomic interval CGGAACGCCCTGTGGGAGAAGATGAGGTGGGCGCTAATCCTCGGCACTTGGCAGATATCGTCCTTGGCGTTGTTCGCTCTGGCGAGCTGTATCGGATCGATTCTCCAGAGGCAGAGACCGTGGAACCTGGCGATCGGCTGCTGTATATCCGACGAGTCTTTAGTGAGGATGTTTCAGATTAAGAAGTGCCTACTGGTTGATCCCGTTGGACGTGTTCCCGTCCATAAGGGCAACCCAGTGCTGTCTTCTCCTAGGCCGGATATCTCTGCCTTTAACGTGACGGATCAGCTACTAGTGCAACGAGTTGCTCCTGATGTAGTGGACTCGATAACAGGCACAGCAACACGGTCTCACATCCCATGGGTAACAACGGCTATCGCAGTCCTACGTAATCGTGAAGTAATGGTCTATGACCCAGCATCCGGGGAACGACTAGAATACAACACTCCTACCGTCGGTCGGACACCCGACGGAAAGGACGTGTTTCCTCGCATTGATCCTGCTGTGATTGGACTGATTACCTCTGAATCTGACGAGTACGTACTTTTGGGAGAAAATACTCACCGCCGCGGGTACTTTTCCTTGATTGCCGGATACTTGGGAATGGGGGAGACGTTTGAACAAGCACTGACCCGAGAAGTGTGGGAAGAAACTGGAAGACGTATCTCTCATGTTTCCTATGTAAAGAGTCAATCGTGGCCTTATAGTGGGGCCATCATGGTGGGGATGACTGCACGGACAACAGACATGGATGCTGTGGTACAACCCGATGGTGAGCTCACAGAGATTCGCTGGGTAACACGTAAAGATATTGTTCGAGGCACCATCCAGCTTCCAGCTCCGGGCAGTATTGCGCATGACATGATGTGGGATTGGGTAAACAAAAACGATGATTGATCTCAATGATCTGGATAGCGACCAAAGGGCTGCCGCTAGTGCTCCTCGCGGGCCGGTAGCCATCCTTGCGGGTGCCGGAACGGGTAAGACTCGAACGATTACCTATCGGATTGCCAACCTTATTGATCGTGGCATGGCTAGTCCTAATCGCGTACTGGCGGTGACGTTTACACGTCGTGCTGCGGGGGAAATGCGGCACCGGCTGGGCGTCATGGGCGTAGGAGGCGTACAGGCGCAGACGTTCCACTCAGCTGCGATGCGCCAGTTGTCGTATTTTTGGCCGCAAGTGGCCGGGAATCTGCCGTGGAAATTGTTGGATAACAAGTTTCCGCTTGTGGGCAAGGCTGCGCGCTCGGTGGGCATAGAAACGACGACGGAAAACGTGAGAGATCTTCTAGGCGAGATCGAGTGGGCAAAGGCTACGTTGATAACGCCTGACCGTTATGTGGCGCACGTGAAGGACCGTAAGATTCCCGCAGCCGCAGATAAAATCGCCGAGGTATACCGCAGATATGAGCAGGCTAAAACAACAAGTGAGGGCATGCTTCTAGACTTCGATGACCTGTTATTACACACGGCGGGAGCCATTGAAAATTCGACTGCGATTGCAGAGGAATTTCGGGAGCAGTACCGCACGTTTGTCGTTGACGAATACCAGGACGTTACGCCGTTGCAGCAACGAGTGCTTGACGCATGGCTGGGGGAGCGCGATGACATCACCGTGGTGGGAGACGCTAATCAGACCATTTACTCTTTTACGGGAGCGACTCCTAATTATCTTTTGGGATTTTCGCGTAAGTATCCTCACGCAACGGTGGTCAAGTTACAGCGAGATTATAGGTCGACTCCTCAAGTAACAGACCTTGCCAATACGGTGATCGGGAAAGCACGGGGCCGGGTGGCGGGCACTCGATTGACGTTGGAAGGAATGCGCCCGCCTGGCCCAG from Corynebacterium ulcerans carries:
- a CDS encoding NAD(+) diphosphatase; this encodes MLSSPRPDISAFNVTDQLLVQRVAPDVVDSITGTATRSHIPWVTTAIAVLRNREVMVYDPASGERLEYNTPTVGRTPDGKDVFPRIDPAVIGLITSESDEYVLLGENTHRRGYFSLIAGYLGMGETFEQALTREVWEETGRRISHVSYVKSQSWPYSGAIMVGMTARTTDMDAVVQPDGELTEIRWVTRKDIVRGTIQLPAPGSIAHDMMWDWVNKNDD